A window of Acidobacteriota bacterium genomic DNA:
CGCGCGCGACGAGACAGCGAGCCGCCTCCCCCTTGCCGGCTGCGTTGGGACCTGTCAGACCGACGACGAGGCGCGGCGGCGCGCTACTGGTCACCGTTGTTGTTCTGGGGTGGCTGCTGCGGCTGCTGGCCGCCGAACGCGGGTCGCGAGAGGCCCCCGGGCCCCTGCCCGGCGCCGAAGCGTCCACCGTTGAGGCCTCCAGGCGCCGTCCCGTTCTGGTTCCCCCTGAAGCCCCGGCCTAGCGGCGATCCGGGGAGCCCTCCCATGGATCTCTGCGCCGGGGTGTTCCCCTGGAGTCCCGGGTTTCCGCGGTACTGGTTCTGCCCCGGATCGGGAGGCGGCGGCTGATAGTCCTCGGGAGGAGGTGGTGCTTCGGCCGGAGTGTCCGCGCCGACGTAGCCGCCCGAGACGAAGCCGCCTCCCGCTCCACCTCCGCCTCCGGAGGCCTGATTCGGCGGGGCCTCGACGCGGGCGCCCGATCCGCCCATCGCGTCCTGGATCGCGGCGATCTCGCTCGTCTTCACACCCATCAGCCCGCCTTCGAGCTCGAGGCGCGTCCACCCCTTGTCGTCTTCCTTGGCGGTCTTCGCCCGCATCGACTTGCCGTTCTTGAAGAGGATGAGCTTGTCGGCGAGCGCCGGAGAGGCCGCGAGGGCGCCGGCCAGCAGGAAGAGCAACGCGAAGGGAGCGACGCGGCGCGACGGGGACGATCGACGAAGGCTCATGGCTTCTCTCCGATCCGGCTCTCGTGGTACCACCGCGACAGCACCGCCGCCGCCGGCTTGCCCCGGGGAGTATAGCCCGTATCGTCCGGACCACCATCTCCCCACCACATGTAGAAATATACGCCCGCGAGCGCCGGATAGCCCGTCCACGCGCGCGCAAAAGCGGCGTAGCAGCGCCCCTGGACGCCGGGGTCCGCGGCGCCGGGCGCGTCGTACGCCCAGGGGTTCAACGCGGCACCGCGGCGGGACGGGTATCCGACTTCCGTCACCACGACCTTCAGGCCGAGGTTCGAGCGCCAGCGCTCGACCTCCTCGCGGATGGGCGTCCAGGCCATCGCCAGGTCCTCGAGCGTGGCGTCGGGGTTCGCGGAAAGCGGGAAGTACGCGTTCATCCCCAGAAAATCGAGAGACTCGCCGAACGTGATCTCGTCGCGGTGATCCCAGTTGGCGGAGTACGTCACGAGACCGCGATAGACGCGCCGCACCTTCGCGATCAGCACCCGCCAGTCGTCCCGCCGCCCTTCGGTGGAGCAGAGCTCCGACCCCACGCTGAAGTACTCGACCTTCTCCGACGCCGCGAGCGCCGCGTACCTGATGATCATCCGATCGTAGGCGGTGAACCACGCGCCCCAGTCGGGGGGCGCCAGCGTGCCGCGCCAGTCCGCCTCGTCCGCCCGGTCGACGTAGATCAGCGGGAGGAGGAGGACGCGCATTCCCGCGCGGTGCGCCTCCCGGATGGCGAGCCGCAGGGAGGCGTCGCCGGGCGTCATGTCCGGCCGCGGCGCGATGCGGATCGATCGTGCGTCGGGGGTCGCCCAGGGGATGGCGATCGAGACGGAGTCGACTCCCATCTCCCGCAGCTCCGCGAGGGCGCGTCCGATGAGCTCCGGGTCGGTCCGGGAGAAGAGCCCGAGGACCATCCCGTGCTGGAAGGACTCGCGCGGCGGGACCGCGAGGCCGGCCGGGGTGAGGCCGCGGAGGACCACGACGAGCTCGAGGGCGGCGACGACGATCACCGCCGCGAGGCCCGCGCTACGGATGCGACGGATGAGGGGAAGACTCGACCGAGAGCCCACGGCTGTCCACGTGAAAATCGACGATTCGGAACCCCTCCCCTTCGAGCGCCGCGGCGATTCCCGCCCGGGCGCCCGGAGGCCCCATGACGAAGAGGCACCCGCCGCCGCCCGCGCCGCAGATCTTCCCGCCGGCGGCCCCCGCGCGCCGGGCGACCTCCAGAGCGCAGTCGGTGTCGGGCGTGGACACTTCCGGAGAGAGGCCCCGCCGCTCGTTCCACTCGGCGGCGAGGAGGCGCGCCGCCTCGTCGAGATCGCCGCGGACGAGCGCCCCCTCCATCGACCGGGCGATGTCCGCGATGGCGCGAAGACCCCGCCGGGTCGCCGCGTCCCCGTCGAGCGCCCGCCTCACCATGTCCCAGTTGGCGCGGGCCGATGCCCGCGAGGCGCCCAGGTAGGCGAGAACGCCTCTCGATTCGAGATCCCGCGCCTCGACGGCCAGGGGCACGCGGCGGGTCTCCCCCGGCTCGTAGCGGATCGCGGTGACGCCGCCGTGGATCGCGGCGAGGTGGTCCTGCGTCCCGGTCGGAATCTCGAGAACGCCGGCCTCGATGTCGCGGGCGAGCGGCCCCAGGCGCGCGCGATCGACTTCGAGCCCCGCGTGGGCGGCGGTCGCGGCGAGAAGCGCCACCGCGAGAGCCGACGAGCCGCCGAGCCCCGAGCCTGCGGGGACCGCGCTCTCGGTCTCGACGCTCAGCGCGGTCGTGGGAGCCTGGTGACGGACGATGGCCTCGTGCAGCGGGAGCCGGGAACGCTCCGAACGCGCGAGTCCGGCGCGGCCGGCGACGTCGAGCGCCGCCTCCACGCTGATGTCGATCGCTCGAAGACGATGCTCGCGTCCGGGGATCGAGGTGATCCGCGCCCACGCGCGCCGATCGATGGCCACGTTCACCGTCGTCGCCCGGTCCACAAGGAGGTTGAGCGGCCAGATGTCGAGGGTTCCCCCGGCGAGATCGATCCGCGCCGGAGCCGAAGCGGTTGTCATCGCGAGCCACCCTCCCGGGAAACGCGCATTATACTGGCGCCCGCATCGGCCGCTCCGGTATCCCGATGGAGGCGGCGGACGGGGAGGAGCCCGAGGTGAGAGCACTGCCCGCGGCGGCGCCCGCCGCCCGGCCGGGGTCGAACCGGCGCATCGTCGTCTTTCTCCTCTCGTTCGGCGCGTGGATCGGAGTCTTTTCGATCCTGTTCCAGGTGGGATGGATCGACTCGCACCTGGTCCTTCCGATGACCGAGGGCCTCGCGCGCGTCAGCAACGTGTTCATCCGCGGCCTGGGTTTCGATTCCCACGTGGACGGCACGGTGATCGAGTCGCCCAACGCGCCCGCCATCAACATCCTCAAGGGGTGCAACGGCGCCTACGTCCTCGCGATTTTTGTCTCCGCGGTCCTCGCGTTCCCGAGCCCCCGCGGGCACAAGCTCCTCGGCGTCGCGCTCGGAATCCCGTTCGTTCAGACCATCAACGTCGGACGCATCGTCAGCCTGTATTACATCGGCGCCCGCCATCCCGATCTCTTCGAGAGCTTTCACTATCATGTCTGGCAAAGCCTCGTCATCATCCTCGCCATGGCCGGCTGGATCCTCTGGGCCGAGCTCGCGATCAGGAAGTCTCGCGGGTAGGCTCGCATTCTTCCTCTTCAAGCTGGCCGCGCTCGTCCCGGTGCTGTATTTCGTGTGGGGATTCGTGCAGCCGGCCTACAGCGCGGCGGTGACCGCGGTCGCCGACGCCGCGCTGAGATTGATGGAGGCCGGAGATCGCGTCACCTCGCTGGTCGCGGCCGGTAGCCGCATCGACGCATTCAGCGCGCTGCGTGACGACGGCCTGCCCGCGACGTCCTACTCGGCGGATCTCCTTCAGTTCTACCTCGTCCTTTCCCTCGCCTTCGTCATCGCCTACCCGGGGCTCGGCGTGCGGCGCCGCGCCCGTGCCACGGCGCTGACCCTGGCGGGGCTGTACGTCTTCCAGATCGTCGCGCTCCTCGTCACCGTCGAAAACACGTACGCGAACGCCCTCACGGCCTTCGCCGGCCGCCATTACGCGCCGTGGGAATCCTCGATCTACCGGTGGGCGTACGAGCTCGCGGCCCACCTCGCCATCGAGCTTCTTCCCGCGGTGGTTCTCGTCACGCTCTACGCGCGAACCGGAGGGTTCGAGACGCTCCGTGCGAAGGCGCCTGAGCCCGGCTCGCCGTCCGATCCGCCGGCGCCGGCGTCGCCGCGGCGCCGACGTTGGAGCGCGCCCGTCGCCGCGGCGGGGATCGCGCTGATGGTCGGGGGCGCGGCGATGGTCGGCCATCTCGCGAAGGTCCGCGCCCGACGGGCCGAGGCGGCTTGCGTCCGCGGGTTCCAGTCCCTGCTCGCCGGCCGGTCGGCGGAGGCGCAGAAGCTCTTCGCCTCCTCGATCGCTTTCGCGCCCTCATTTCTGGAAGCCCACGACGGCGATGGGGCGGCTCGCCTCGCGATGGGCGACGCGGCCGGGGCGGCCGACTCGTACAGGGCGGCCCTCGCGATCGATCCGAACTACTTCGCGTCCCGGATGGGCCTCGGGTCGACCCTGCAGGCGCTCGGACGGGATTCCGACGCTCTGGAGCAATTCGACCGCGCCCGCGCGCTGAGCCCGCTGAGATGGGAGCCTGAGTTCAATCGCGCGCCCGTTCTGGCACGGCTCCACCGCTCCGCCGAGTCCGAAGAGGCGCTCACGGACGCGGTGCGCCTCGGCCCCCAGATCGCGGACGTCCGCTTCGCTCTCGCGAAACTTCTCATCGCGTCAGGCCGGTGGTGCGAGGCGATTCCCCACCTGGAGGCGTTCTTGAAGCTCGCGCCGGGCTCGAGTCACGACAAGCTCGTCAGGGATTCGATCGCGACCGGGCGCAAGGAGTGCGGGGGGTGAGGTTTACTCGAGCCAGACCTTGATCCTGGCCTCCTCGGTCTCGACCTCGACGAGGGTCTGCCGCCCCAGGGACTTGAGCGACTTCATCAGGTTGTCGAGATCGATGTGGCGCACGCGGAGCTCGTCCGTCACGCGGCCCCGATCGATTTGCGACAGCGAGCCGAGAAGCGCCTCCGCGAACGCGACCGGGAGATTGACGGCCACGGTGATGGAGCCGGTCTTCTTGTCCCGGACCTCCAGCCGGATCAGCCTCGGCTCGGCGACGGTGCCGGAACCCTGGGGCCCGGGCCTGGGCACCTCGTTCGGGTCGATCCTCAGGATCCCGAGCGTGCACTCGTTCCGGACCTCCGCGTCCGCCTCGCGTCGCGCGCAGTCCTGGAGGACCGGGAGCGCGCGGGCCTTCGCGGGCTTGTTGTCGAGATGCGAGATCTGGATGGCCGAGTAGATCCTCGGGTACCCCTTCTCGTCGAGAGCCTTCAGGAGGATGTTGATGTTGTCGCGGCGGCCCTGGAGCCAGAGCGACTTCGCCAGGTTGATGCGGCTGATGAGAGCGTCCTCCCGCATCACCGCCTCGGCCGGGAATTTGTCGATGAACTCGCCGTACGCGGAGATCGCCATCTCCTCCTTCCCGGGAAGGTGGTGGAGCGCCTTGGCGCGATAGTAATAGGTGCGCGGCAGGGAGCCGCTCCCGGGGAAGGCCGCGATCAGCCGATCGCAGTCGGCAAGAACCGACTCCCACTTCTCATCGAAGACGTCGCTCTTGATCTGGCGGAAGTCCTCCTCCTCGGAGGAGGCGGCGGCCGTGACGGCGACCCGGGAGGTCACCACTCCGGCGCCCAGGGCCAGGAGCCCGATCAGCGCGACGCGCATCCGGCTAGACATTCGAAGCGGTTCCTTTCCGGAGCTGATCGGCCACGAGGTCGATCCGGAGAAGGAGATGCCGGCTCTCGACGAGCCGGCGGAGATCGGCGATCTGCTCGGTGCGCGCGCAGTCGTTCAGCGACGCGATCTCTCCTCGATGTTGGTGAGCATGGCGCTGGGAAGGATCATCCCGGTCGCCCCGCCCGCGACCGCGGCGGCGTCCGGACCCGCCCCGCGCGAGCCGAGCGCGGCGTAGGTGCCGAGGGCTACGCCTGCGACGACGAGCAGGCTCACCCCCGCGGCGGCGAGAGCCGGCGCCCTCGAGACGACGCGCCACAGGACCGCGAGGATTCCGGCGCGGGAGGGTTGCGACGCGAGCGGCCTGAAGCCCGTCGCGCGCTGGACCGTCGATCGGGCGAACGCATCCCAGTCGATCCGGGACTCCTCCGGGAACATCACCTCCGGCTGCAGCGACAGGGCGACGCGCTGGAAACCTCGAAGCTCCTCCCGGCAACCGGGGCACGACGCGAGGTGCCGCTCGAGAGCCGCCTCGGCGGCGGGATCGAGATCGCCGTAGACATGAGCCGCGATCTCCTCGCGGTATTTTTCACATGGAGTCATGGACCCGCCTCTCCCCGCCTTCCAGGATTTCCTTGAGGTTCGCGAGCGCCCGATGGAGCGACGACTTCACCGTTCCGAGCGCGCATCCCTGGGCTTCCGCAATCTCCTGGAGCGAGAGCCCTTCGTAGTGACGCAGCACGATGATCTCCTTCTGCCGCGCCGGGAGCTTGAGGATGGCCTCTCTCATGCGGATGGCGTCCTCTCTCTGCACCTGCGCGTGAAGGGGGTCGACCGCGCCCGTGTCGTGGAGATCGCGCGTCTCGCCCTCCTCCGTGTCGTCGATCGACCAGGTGTCACCCCGGCGCTTCCGGAGCATGTCGATGCAGTGATTGGCGACGATGCGATAGGCCCATGTGAAAGGCGATGCCCGCGGCTCCCAGCCTGCGCGGCCGCGGTAAATCTTGATGAACGCCTCCTGGACGGCATCGAGCGCCTCCTCCTGGTTGCGCAGGTAGCTGTACGCCACTCGGAAGAACCGGCGCTGGTAACGCTCGACGAAGACGGTGAAAGCACCCTGATCTCCCTCCTGGATGCGCCCCATGAGAGCCGCATCAGTCGGATCCCCCTCTCCGTCCCAGCTGATGGCGTCGCTCCTTCACGCAACCGACGGCCGGTAGAACGGCACCGTTCGCCGATAGGTTTACCGGCGTGGCAAGAATCACGCCCGAATCCCGCAGATTCGTCCCTGAATCCGCCCCGACTACCCCTCGCCGGCCGGCTGCATGCGCTTGCCGAGGAGAAACACGCAGGCGCCCAGGCCGAGCAGCATCAGCTCGGATCCCATGTCCTCGCGCGCGATGCCGTGCCAGAGAGCCCACGGCATCGTCAGGATTCCCGACACCTGGAGGGCCATGGAGATCAGGTACATGATGGGGCGCTTCACCGTGGCGGGACTCCGCATCGAATCGGCGACGGCCATTGTACCGGCATGCCCGTGTCAGCGACAACACGCGCGGGCGGAGATGTCTTGACCCGCCGGCCCGGCGCTCCCTACGATGGCCTCGGGAGGGAGGCCCGTGGGGACTGTCGCGAGAATCGCGGTCGTCGGCGGAGGCCCCGCCGGAGCCGCCTGCGCCGAGGCGCTCGCGCGACAGCGGGCGACGGCGGTGACCCTCTTCGAGGCGCGGGACGGGCACGAGAAGCCCTGCGGCGGAGGCGTCCCGTCCGCCGCCCTCCGCGAGTTCCCCGCGCTCCTTCACGAGGCGCTTCCGCGGCGCATCGTGAGGCGGCTCGTCCTCATCTCGCCGGCCGGGCGCGCGGTCCGCCTCGAAGCCCCGGAAGGAATCCACGTCTTCCGCCGGAGTGAGCTGGATGCGTTTCTCCGCGCGCGGGCGGAGCGCGCGGGCGCGACCCTCGTGCGCGCGCGCGTCACCGGAGTGTCTCCCGGGGATCCCACCGGCTGGCGGCTGGACGCCGCCGGGGTTTCGTCGACGACCTTCGACCATATCGTCGGCGCGGACGGCGTCAACGGAATCGTGAGGCGCGCGATCGAGCCTTCGACGACGGATCGGGAGCTGACCCTGGCGCTCTTCGCGTACCTCCCGTCCAGCGGAGAGGCCGAGATGATCCTCGAGTTCCTGGATCGCGGACGCGGGTACATGTGGGTCTTCCCGCGGCTCGATCACGTATCGGCGGGCATCTGCGCCCTGAGCGGGACCCTGACGCGAGCGAGCATGGAGGAGAGGCTCGAGGAGTTCATCTCCCGGAGGATCGGGGGGGACTCGCGGGCGCGCGTCCGAGGGTACTTCATCCCTTCCATTCTGCGCCCACCCGCCGACGCGCGCGCCCGCTCGATCGCGCTCATCGGCGATGCCGGAGGGTTCGTCGATCCGCTGACGCGGGAGGGAATCG
This region includes:
- a CDS encoding RNA polymerase sigma factor, which codes for MGRIQEGDQGAFTVFVERYQRRFFRVAYSYLRNQEEALDAVQEAFIKIYRGRAGWEPRASPFTWAYRIVANHCIDMLRKRRGDTWSIDDTEEGETRDLHDTGAVDPLHAQVQREDAIRMREAILKLPARQKEIIVLRHYEGLSLQEIAEAQGCALGTVKSSLHRALANLKEILEGGERRVHDSM
- a CDS encoding zf-HC2 domain-containing protein, translated to MTPCEKYREEIAAHVYGDLDPAAEAALERHLASCPGCREELRGFQRVALSLQPEVMFPEESRIDWDAFARSTVQRATGFRPLASQPSRAGILAVLWRVVSRAPALAAAGVSLLVVAGVALGTYAALGSRGAGPDAAAVAGGATGMILPSAMLTNIEERSRR
- the xrtH gene encoding exosortase H — protein: MRALPAAAPAARPGSNRRIVVFLLSFGAWIGVFSILFQVGWIDSHLVLPMTEGLARVSNVFIRGLGFDSHVDGTVIESPNAPAINILKGCNGAYVLAIFVSAVLAFPSPRGHKLLGVALGIPFVQTINVGRIVSLYYIGARHPDLFESFHYHVWQSLVIILAMAGWILWAELAIRKSRG
- a CDS encoding tetratricopeptide repeat protein; translation: MLYFVWGFVQPAYSAAVTAVADAALRLMEAGDRVTSLVAAGSRIDAFSALRDDGLPATSYSADLLQFYLVLSLAFVIAYPGLGVRRRARATALTLAGLYVFQIVALLVTVENTYANALTAFAGRHYAPWESSIYRWAYELAAHLAIELLPAVVLVTLYARTGGFETLRAKAPEPGSPSDPPAPASPRRRRWSAPVAAAGIALMVGGAAMVGHLAKVRARRAEAACVRGFQSLLAGRSAEAQKLFASSIAFAPSFLEAHDGDGAARLAMGDAAGAADSYRAALAIDPNYFASRMGLGSTLQALGRDSDALEQFDRARALSPLRWEPEFNRAPVLARLHRSAESEEALTDAVRLGPQIADVRFALAKLLIASGRWCEAIPHLEAFLKLAPGSSHDKLVRDSIATGRKECGG
- a CDS encoding NAD(P)-binding protein; translation: MGTVARIAVVGGGPAGAACAEALARQRATAVTLFEARDGHEKPCGGGVPSAALREFPALLHEALPRRIVRRLVLISPAGRAVRLEAPEGIHVFRRSELDAFLRARAERAGATLVRARVTGVSPGDPTGWRLDAAGVSSTTFDHIVGADGVNGIVRRAIEPSTTDRELTLALFAYLPSSGEAEMILEFLDRGRGYMWVFPRLDHVSAGICALSGTLTRASMEERLEEFISRRIGGDSRARVRGYFIPSILRPPADARARSIALIGDAGGFVDPLTREGIAHAMRSGVLAAESFERDGTIRTPPLPAELAFAHRYQHPFYRTEFTETMTGLAGRSLALRRVLADLVCGEQSYSKLKRRLLWNAIPCGLEAGWRLATSRRVYLGSPAQ